The genomic stretch cgagctcgagccgggccgggccggcgcgcgcacgtgtgtgtgtttggacccaaacccacaggccCAATAACCAccacaaaagcctccttggtccaatCTCTTAACCATACAAAGGAGGAAGGATATATAAACAAGAGAAACTTGTTGTTTCCCACCGATGCGGGACAACAAAACAAGTTTTTGCCTTCTTCAATTAGGCATTAtatccaacaatcccccactaatgGCTAAGAGAAAACAGAAGGAAAGAAAaactgggtaaaggaaggattggatacttaggtatcaatatctttcgatttgaattgacactttagtgaaatgaggaaacaacttacttacagcgagagaatatcttgcgatttgaattcctagctgagcttcggtcgataccccccacaacacatatcataccttcagattaagatcgttccgcgaaagtacaacgcgctcttttagagttatgcgtttacctcggtactaatagatgtgttcagaagacttcacatagtctaatgatcgttacatctacgtaggtgactcaagtgcttctcagtagcacttctcacatgagtcattaaggacctaagtccaacctggtgtatgatccatcaagtgcgtctcaaaagcaccaccataaaggttatgaatcatacaacgccataggaatagaagctttagacctagtcaagtctcactcttgacctaaggacttaagccccattcccctcgacgtatcaacgactagtctcctagccagccctttagtaaagggatcagcaagattgttttcggacttcacatagtccaaagcaatcactccattgtcttggagttgtctaactgcagcgtgccttattcgaatatgtctctttttcgaattgtagacactattctttaCAACACCAATAGCGACTGCGAGTCACGGTGCGGGGAGGAGACCGTGTTAGCCGTCCGCCCCACACCGGTATATCGGCTAAAAGGTTTTCAACCATTCACCTCTTGTCcccgccaactcaagagctatgaactcagattccatggtagagcgtgcgatacaagtctgtttagaggACTTCCACaatatagcacctccacccatggtaaagacataaccactagtagaacaaatctcatcgttacctgcaacccagttcgcatcacaatatccttctaacacagcaggaaatttaccataatgcaaacataagtcaactgttccttttaggtattttagtaaacgacgaagagcattccagtgttcattactagggttatgtgtataacgactaaGCAGTCTACTAACCGCATAAGCAATATCTGGCCGAGTacagttcattaaaaacatcacactacctaggattttagcatactcttcttgggaaacactcttacccaagtttttacacaaaggtacactaggatcatagggtgttctagcaggcacatcatcaaagcagttaaactttctcaacactttttcaacataatgcgattgacttagacagattccattggggtttcggatgaccttaactcctaggataacatcagcttctcctaagtccttcatctcaaattgtgatgacaaaaagtctttggttctaattatcacttccaaattattaccaagtattaacatgtcatcaacatataggcatataattacacaatcagatcccattatttttgaataaacgcgtgaatcagaattgttaaccacatagccattacttatcaaagtgttgttaaatttctcataccactgtttaggtgcttgtttcagtccataaagagacttgttcagtttacacactttactctcttgaccctcaatcacaaaaccttcaggttgagacatatagatctcttcccttagttcaccattcaaaaagcggttttaacatccatcgatgtataacaaggttatgaatagcgACTAAGGCGATaagagtcctaatagtcgaaattttggtcactggagagtaagtatcaaaataatcaatacccttcttttgtgtaaagcctctaactacaagtctagctttgaacctctctattgtaccgtcaggtctcattttctttttaaagatccatttacttgtaatgggtttactacctttaggtaaatcagtcaactcccaagtctgatttgacacaatagagtcaagttcacttttaatagcatctttccaaaaattagcatcaatggatttcattgcctcactatacgtttttgggtcatcttctattaaaaaggctgaaacaaattcatcactagcacaaacagaGTATCCATGTTCAGACAGcaaagttgaaacaaaatcagctccaaagttctttggacatctaggtctcttagttcttctaggttcaacaacatgatcaatagaagtgctactactagcatgtgaagagataTCAATAGATGTGACAGGTACACTAGGAGGTGAATCAACATTCTTCtgtaatggaaaaacatgctcaaaaaacacagcatctctagcttcagatatagaacgatcacttaaagacatgaatctataagcagaactattttgagcataacctataaaaacacaatcataggtctttggtccaacggtaggtctcctaaagtctggtaaacccactttagccaaacacccccataccttaaggtaactcaggttaggaggatagcccttccaaatttCGTAGAGTGTCTTGTcaagtttcttatgaggtacacggttaagaatgtgacaagccgatagaattgcttccccccacatatcgtcagataggccataacttaaaagcatagcattcatcatctcttttaaggttctattttttcATTCAGCTACACCGTTAGACtgaggtaagtaaggtggactagtctcatgtattaaaccgttagcggcacaaaagtcggctagataactagatttatactcaccacctctatcagaccttacccttttaatttttctgtcgagttgattttcgacATCATTTTTAAAGTTCATaaacgattgttctgcttcatctttagtcttaagcagatagacacgggtgtaccttgaacagtcgtctataaaggtgacataataattctttccacctctacttggcacatttttgaagtcagctaggttggtgtgaattaactcaagaagactcgtattcctagttgtgacaggtttactaggtttctttgtgaatttagcctcaacacagctagcacatttagagaattcttgactcgtcaaactcggaattaaactcatagttctaagctttttaatatagtcaacattcacatgacctaatctaccatgccaaacatcaatagactcagcaatataagcagaagtagatgcattattattaaaaattgaatcagtgttcaatacaaaaacacccccagaaagataacccttgcccacaaattccccattacgcgacattaaaaccttgtcagcctcaaaaacaagtttcaaaccagctttgttcaataaggcaccagacacgaggtttcgacgcaatgagggtacaaataaaacattggtgagagcaagtgttttcccgaggtgagtttgagaaagatcttacCTTTGCACTGTGATGATTGCggatgaagaattacccatgtagacacaTTCCCCATCACTACTTCCTCGAACTCGGCAAATAACCCCTTATCGGCCGACAGAGGTGTCTAGAAGCACCGATATCAAGACCCATTCAAAGAACATTACCCAccagattagcttccacaaccacagcaGACAATGACATCGTCGATCCACAACAACATTAGCTTCAGCATTTTTCTTTTCGATTACctttggtaggctttgtgaccgGTTTTCCCCACGACGTAGCAAACAATGGGACCCTTTGGTTTCTGAATCTTAGCAACTGGTTTGGTATGCTtcctggaccattcttcttagcgaccctggttcttacccgaccaaccttggccttacccttacccttgaacttctcGGTATAAGACGGACCACCGGACTCAACCAGTTAGCATTAACGGCGGAACAGAAGTTTTAACGGGTTGACTAACGGTTTGTCTTTAaggcgatttgcctcttcggtcctcatGTGTCCTACTAGTTCTTGGAGAGACAGGTCCTTTTTCTTATGCTTAAGGTGGTTCCTATAGTCAGACCAGGAGGGAGGGAACTTTTCTAACAGAACATTAGCCACAAAAATGTCATCTAATTTCATACCCTCATTAACAACATCAGCACAAAGGTTCTCGTAGACATGAACTTGTTCCATGATGGGTTTCCCGTCAGCCATCTGAAATTCcagccacttacccacaacatatttctttttccccgcatcatcagccccatactTGGCTTCTAAGGACTCCCATATCAGTTTGGAGGACTTATGAACCATAAATAGGTCAAAAAGGGTGTCGGTCATGTTGTTTAGAAGCTGGCATCTAACAAGTTTATTGTCCTTATCAAATTTCTTAATATCCTCTTCGTTTGACTTAACAGCAGATTTAGCAGGAGGGGTGTTCTCTACGGTCTCAGTAACAGCAGCCTCTTTAACAGGAGTAGGCGGGTCACTAAAAAGCTCATAATCAATTTCCAGTTGTTCGAAAAACATCAACAGTTTCTGTGACCAACGCTTATAATTATGACCGTCTAATTTTTCCAGTTTAGTCAAATCAGGAAGAGTTTTTGCTAAAACAGACGACATTGTTACAGCAATTAACAACAACAGatatatagttttcaaattgttggagAAAAGATGCAGCAACAATGAAAAGCAAAAAAAAACAGAAGAGATATAACCCGAATCGTAGTGTCGTGGTAACGGAGCCACTGCTTTGAAAACTatattccggtacgaccgtggtggcgatcagctagtgccggtagttccccaaggataacactacGAGTCTCCAACTCGGTTTCGCCCACTCGGGCgtgagacttggaacgaaaaTAATTATCATTACCCAGAATTATAagaagagaagaggagaggagagTGATTGATTTTTACGTGTGTGTTTTGTCAGTGACGGTAGGGCTCCTATTTATAGCAAAATAGGAGCGATTAGAGGAGCGTAAACGACTTCCTAAAACCGAGCGATCAAGGACCGAAAGTGGGGAGGAAGAATCGCACCCACTAACATCCAAAGACCGATTAAAAACCGCACAAGCCCAATGAACTTAGACAGTTCAGAAACacacaaaaccaaaaacaaaggacaaaagggggcctttggcccgcaccgTAGGTGCTCTGCCCGAGCCCGAGCCGGGCCAGGccggcgcgcgcgcgtgtgtgtgtgtgtttggacccaaactCACAGGCCCAATAACCAccacaaaagcctccttggtccaatCTCTTAACCATACAAAGGAGGAAGGATATATAAACAAGAGAAACTTGTTGTTtcccaccgatgtgggacaacaaaACAAGTTTTTGCCTTCTTCAATTAGGCATTATATCCAACACCTTCCAGCGCCTTTTTTTAATCTGCAACAAGTACAAGATAGTTTTACCAAAAAGGGACTTTCTGTAGAGGAAATGGTCATTTTATCCGGGGCTCATTCTATTGGAGTTTCGCATTGCTCTTCATTTACCAAACGACTCTACAACTTCAATTCTACCAACTCACAAGATCCTTCATTGGACCCTAATTTTGCAAGCATGTTGAAATCCAAATGCCCAAATATTCCCCCTAGTGTTTCTGATCCAACAATCGTCCAAGACTTCGTCACGCCTAATAAGTTGGACAACAAATattaccaaaatgtacaaaatggcAAGGCACTGTTCACCTCCGATCAAAGCCTTATGGCTAGTCCTACCACCGTAAACATGGTGAGGAACTTCGATCGTCAAGGCGGGGTTTGGGCTAACAAATTTGCAAGGGCTATGGTTCATATGGGTGCCATTGAAGTGCTTACTGGTGGTGAGGGTGAAATTAGAAAGAATTGCAGGGTTGTTAATCAGTTTTAGCGTACAACTAAAACTACAAGTTGGTAAATAACATTTGACTTGGTTGTTTGTTTAGGTTTCTTAAGTTCTTGTTTTCTTGGTTCGATTCATTCATTCTTTGATTTCAATTAAGTACACAAGTGTGCAAATTGTGAGTAATGTTATAGTTGGACAATATTTTTATGAATAAAGAATTCTTTTTTGACTTTATTTGTTTAATGTAATCCTCTTTATTTTTTTCATATATCTTTTGTGAAAGGTCTCTCATAAAAGGTAGTGCATTTCTTACTAGGATCATGATAATAGGCGTCCCGGGACGGTTGATACTTGATACTCTCTAGACTACCGACAAAGCTTTCTTCTGAAACTCTAACTATGACCGACAAGGTTTATGCAAAAAATACTCTTCAATATTAAACGTTACATTCTGAAATTACTTATGACTCGTATGCGCCACACAACCTTCCAAGATGACTTGTTAACAATTCTCGATTAAATACCAATGCATGTTATCACTCCCCACCTCATAGTAATGTTGTTAATCAAACCAATAACATGTTATAATGTCGTTTAATGAACCAAAATCATGTTTTAAGGTGTTTAATACATTGTAAAACTGACGAAAAATCTTTTAAAACCTTATTTAAGTTGCCACATCATAAGTTGGTTTGGGTCCTATCATTTCGGATTTTATCGGTTATCGGTTAACCTTCTTCGGGTTAGTTCAAGTCGGTTTTGGTTAAGCAAATTATCGGGTTTTATCAAGACAGTTTTCGAATAAGTTGCGTTGGTTCTTCGGATGGACAACTTTTGCCAATTCTATCAAAATTCAACTGCAACTAGTAAAATAATATGAAAAAATCGACTTGATAATTAATTTAGAGAGCCAAACCAAGCAAGCAAGACCTCATCTCAATCCTGAAATGACCCGACTCGATGATCACTCGATTCAATAATATACTTGTTAATAACCGGACCCGATAACGATGGGCCGAACTAAAATCCGGCCCGACAAATCTATATGAATGACCCGACCAGATAATGACCTGAATTCGACTAACCAGACCCATAAGTGACCGAAGCTGGCTCGAATGCAATCACGACCCAATATGACCCGATCGAGACTGACTCAATTCCCACCTCTACATATATTTACTTATTGGATTGAACTGTTGGAgtatatgtgtcctcaacaatagtacgatcacattattaaatctcataataagaatacataagggatgattcaattatatagtcaactgatcagtattaatcggtaatgattggctaattagagtttgacattactgtcgtttgacggtggtgatcagttgatcccttaaggtcacacttataggacgattcccaaattgtaaagttaattaatcgtatattgatacggattaattaaatccttaaattgaacaaatttatttataagtgagaattttatatcttattgtaacaggattaaataagatttattttagtaaataatatgttatattactaaaattggttAATGTtcatgaaacatttgagataagagtaattagttagttataattacaagatgttgtagattatattaactagacttaatgtgacccattttatatacatgtaattgtgaattacttgttaattttttttttgaaagaaatcCCAAATCGGGATTATATCATATTATAACGAATTTGCGAAAATAAATTAACAACCCAGTTTGGGACCGTATCCTCCGAGAAACGCATAGATGAGCCGCTTGGACAGTGATGAGCCAACTCATGCGCAACCCGATTGAAATCCCGACTAATATGACTCCAAAAAACTGAACTAAAGCTATTACAAATATTTAAAATGTCCTCAACTATCAAGTCAAAATCACTGCGACCCGTCTTCTTCAAACGAACCGCGTCCACCACCTCCTTACAGTCGCACTCCACTATGATCTCCTTGTGCCCACGCCGTGCTGCTTCCTGCACTCCAATAAGAGCTGCCTCCGCTTCAGCGAGTTTTGGAGCAATCTCGCCTCTTCGTCTCTCAGCTATACCCCAAAGCACCCTTCCCTCACTATTCCGGCAAACAACCCCAAACCCCGTCCCTAACCCCTCCTTCACACCTGCGTCAATGTTAATGATGACCCCTGCCCCTCTCAGTCTGTTATCTCTCCCACCAGCTCCCTCCATAGCTCTTTTTGTTCCTTGCCTCTGCTCCTTTGCATTTCGTACCATGACCTTACCCTCCTCACCTCGCACCTCCCTTAAGACCCCCTTCACCCTCTTAATGACCTTATCTTGGCTTACCCTCTCATCCTCAAACACACTCTTGTTTCGTGCCTCCCAGATAGCCCAGCAGCCGACCATGAAAAGCTCCCTCTTTCGTTCATCAAAGTCATACCAAGTGTcctccacccactccctcacTCGCACATACCCCCTTCCCTGCCTGACTTCCAATCCCAAACCGTCCCAAACCCCAATCACCCACCCACACCCATTTACCAGATGAAGACCCGTCTCCACATCGTTCTGGCAGAGAGGACAGCCCGCATCCAAGGTGCGCACCCGAACAGCTAGATTGCCTTTCGTTGCCAGGGCTTCATTGCACAAATGCCAAAAGAAAAGCTTAATTCTTGGCCAAACCTGCGTTTTCCATAGCATCTTTTCTTTTATTCTATCTGATTGCCTCTCCTCCTCCCCATAGTCACCAACAAGAGCCTTATAAGCCGATCTCACAGAGTAATTCCCGTCCTTTTCAAGGTCCCAACACCAAACATCCTCTGGCCTTGATAACGAAATGCGCATTTTTAAAATTCTCTCTTGCTCAAAAGGAAGGAACAAAGTGCGTACCTTATGGGTGTTCCATCCACTCGCATCCGCCATGAACAGTTCCGCCACCTTCATATTAGGATCGGCCTGACCGCACGGTGAAATTATTCGCCGTGATTGTGCTCCAGTTACCCACCTGTCATTCCATACTTCCGTGCTAAGGCCATTCCCCACCCTCCGTCTAATGCCTACATCAAGAACCGCTCTAGTCTCCCATATACCGCGCCACGTATAGCTAGGATTAGAGCCAAGCCTCGCCTTCATAAACGAACCAAAAGGGAAATATTTACCTCCGAGTACTCGAGCCATAAGGCTGCTACGATCCACCGTGAGCCTCCATGCTTGTTTCCCGAGAAGAGCTAAGTTAAAATCGTGAAAGTCCCGAAAGCCCAACCCCCCTAAGCACTTGGGCTTACATAATCTCCTCCAGGCAACCCACGGGATCTTCCGCTTCCCATTTTCCACCCCCCACCAGAAACGCGAGACAATAGAGCGAAGTTCGTCACAAAAATTCTTCGGAAGCTTGAAGACACTCATAGCATAAGTAGGGATTGATTGGGAAACTGCCTTTATCAAGACTTCCCTACCAGCCTTCGTAAATAGCTTCCCGCGCCATTCCTGTAACTTACGACTCAATTTCTCCCTCACTAATTTGGTGATAACGGCTTTGGAGTGCCCTACCACCGTAGGCAAGCCAAGGTATTTGTCGTGTTCCTCCACAATACTAACTCCCAAACAATCCGCGACTGTGACCTGCCTCCCTTCCTCCACTCCACGGCTGAAAGTGACCGAAGTTTTATTATAATTAACGAGTTGTCCCGAGGCTGCTTCGTATATGTCGAGGATACCTTTCACCCGTCTTGCCTCATTTTCCGTGGCTCTGACGAAAAAAATACTATCATCTGCGAATAGTAAATGGGACACCATGGGTGCGTTATTAGCCACCCGGATTCCTCTAATAGCCTTCGTCTCCATAGCCCGTCTCATAAGCCCAGAAAGAACCTCAGCACATATAATAAACAAGTAAGGCGATAATGGGTCACCTTGGCGAATACCTCGACTAGGCTTGAATTCTTCCGAGGGTTGTCCATTCACCATAATCGAAAATGAAACCGAGCTCACACACTTCATCACCCTGCTTACCCATCCCTCGTCGAATCCCATACGATCAAGCACCATTTCCAAGAAAAACCACTCCACTCGGTCGTATGCCTTAGCCATGTCGAGTTTCAAAGCCATGTGTCCCGTGCTCCCCTTCTCATGCTTCATATGGTGGAACAGCTCAAAAGCGACCAGGATATTATCAGTTATTAGCCTCCCCGGAGTGAAGGCTGATTGGTTCTCCGACACTATATCCCCCAAGAATTATTTAAGCCGGTTAGCCAGAACTTTCGACACAATCTTATAAAGCACATTACACAGACTAATGGGTCGGAAATCACCCATTTTGTCTGGCGTCTTTTTCTTCGGAATTAGCACAATTAAAGTCTTGTTGAGCTCTGGCGGGAAGAATCCACCCCGAAGAATGCCCAGGACCGTCTTAAGGACTGCGGGGCCCACAATGTGCCAGTAGGTTTGGAAAAAAAGAACATTCATACCGTCAATACCTGGCGCCTTAAGGGGGTGCATTTGGTTCAGAGCGCACAAAACGTCCTCCTCAGAATAGTCAGCCCGGAGAATATTATTCATTTCCTGTGTCACTCTTCCTTCCACCACGTCGAGAATAGACTCAAAGTCAGAGGGAGAAGTTGATGTGAAAACATTCTCAAAATAGCCCTTTGCTGCCCTCGCCACTTCCTCAGTACCTTCATAGACCCGCCCATCTTCATCGACAATCCTGCTTATAAAATTTTTCTTCCGCCGTTGGCTAGCTTTTCTATGGAAATATTTCGTGTTTCTATCCCCGTCCTTCAACCAAAGCGCCCTCGAACGCTGTCGCCAAAATATTTCTTCTTGTCTAACCAGCTTAGCTATATCGTTCACAATTTTCTTTCGTTCTCATATCGCCCACCCCGTCCTATTGCCTGCATTTAACGCCTTCAATTTATTTTTTTTGGATCGTAAATCTCGAGTAATCTTACCTATATTTATACCTTTCCAATTTTG from Silene latifolia isolate original U9 population chromosome 5, ASM4854445v1, whole genome shotgun sequence encodes the following:
- the LOC141655636 gene encoding peroxidase 5-like — translated: MVILSGAHSIGVSHCSSFTKRLYNFNSTNSQDPSLDPNFASMLKSKCPNIPPSVSDPTIVQDFVTPNKLDNKYYQNVQNGKALFTSDQSLMASPTTVNMVRNFDRQGGVWANKFARAMVHMGAIEVLTGGEGEIRKNCRVVNQF